ACAAGGACCTGTCGTCGCGAGACTCGATCGCACGGCAGCAGGTCGATACCCAGGAGGCGCTGGTGCGCCAGCTCCAGGGCACGCTGCAGGTGGACCAGGCCGCGGTGGACAACGCACGGCTGATGCTGTCCTACACCCGGATTACCGCCCCCATCAGCGGGCAACTGGGCCTGAAGCTGGCCGACCTGGGCAACCTGGTGCGCGCCAACGATGCGACGGGCATCGTCACCATCACCCAGACCCAGCCCATCAGCGTGGTCTTCGCCGTGCCCGAAGCGCTGCTGCCGCGATTGACAGCGAAGCTCCGCGCCAGCGATGCGCCCGTGGTCGAGGCCTGGGACCGCGAGCAGCGCAACCGTCTCGCGCAGGGCAAGATCAGCACGACCGACAACGCCATCGACCCGGTCACCGGCACCATCAAGCTCAAAGCCGAGTTCGCCAACGCGCAAGGTGTGCTCTTTCCCAACCAGTTCGTCAACATCCGCCTGCAGCTGGACACGCAAGCCGATGCACTGGCCATTCCGGTCACGGCGCTGCAGCGCGGCGCACGAGGCAGTTTCGTGTATGTGGTCAAGGACGATGGCACCGTCACCATCCGCGGCGTGCGTCCAGGTGCAGTGGATGGCGAATGGGTCAGTGTCCAAGGTGAGCTCGCCGCCGGCGACAAGGTGGTAACCGACGGTGCTGACCGGCTGCGCGAGGGCGCCAAGGCGGAAGTGATCAAGCCGCCACCGCGCCCCGCTTCAGCGGCCAGCCCACGGGCCGCCGAAGAGACCACAGGCGCGCACCGTGCAGCGTCAGCACCCTCCACCTCCGCAAGCGCACCGGCGCCCAAAGCCAAGGGCGGCAGCAGCCATGCCGCGCCATCCGCTCAACCTGCCGCAAGCGCCCCGCCCCGGCCCGCGGCGGCAGGCGCCGCCTCAGGAGGGGCGGCCACCGCAGAACGGCCCGCCTGGCTGGACCGCCTGCCGCCCGAGGTGCAGGAGCGCTTCATGAAGATGACGCCGGAGGAGCGCCGCGCGTTCATCGAAAAACTGCGCGAACGGCGCCGCCAGATGGAAAGCGGGGGCGGCTAAGCGCTGCTCGACCATGAATTTCTCGCGAATCTTTATTCTGCGGCCGGTGGCGACTTCGCTGCTGATGGTCGCCCTCCTGATTGCTGGCGCGCTGGCCTGGCGCGTCCTGCCGCTTTCGGCGCTGCCGGAGGTGGACTACCCCACCATCCAGGTCACCACGCTGTACCCGGGCGCAAGCCCGGACGTCATGACCTCCGCGGTGACGGCGCCGCTGGAGCGTCATTTTGGGCAAATGCCGGGGCTCAATCAGATGTCCTCGGTCAGTTCGGGCGGCGCCTCGGTGATCACGCTGCGCTTCTCGCTGGACATCACGCTGGACGTGGCCGAGCAGCAGGTGCAGGCCGCCATCAACGTCGCCAGCAACCTGTTGCCGAACGACTTGCCCATGCCCCCGACCTACCGCAAGTTCAACCCGGCCGATGCCCCCATCCTCACCCTGGCGATCAGCTCGCCTTCGCTGCAGGTGATTCGCGTCCACGATCTGGTGGAGAACCGGCTGGCGCCCAAGCTGTCGCAGGTACCGGGCGTCGGCGTGGTCGCCATCGCGGGTGGACGCCGCCCCGCCATTCGCATTCGCGTCAATCCCGACGCCCTGGCCTCGGCCCGCATGTCGCTGGAGGATGTGCGCGTCGTCACGAATGCCGCCAACGTCAACCAGGCCAAGGGCAGCTTCGACGGCCATGCGCATGCCTCGACCATCGACGCCAACGACCAGCTTCGCTCGGCGGCCGACTACGGCAACCTGATCCTGACCTACCGCAGCGGCAACCCGTTGCGGCTCGCCGACGTGGCCGAGGTGGTGGACGATGCGGAGAACGCGCGGCTGGCCGCCTGGGCCGGCCTGATGCCCGCGGTCATCCTGAACATCCACCGCCAGCCCGGGGCGAACGTCATCGAAACCGTGGACCGCGTGAAGGCGCTGCTGCCGCAGTTGCAACTCACGCTGCCGGCGTCGATGGACGTGCAGATCCTGACCGACCGCACCGTCACCATCCGGGCCTCGGTCCACGACGTGCAAGTGGAACTGCTGCTGGCGGTGCTGCTGGTGGTCGCCGTGATTTTTGTCTTCCTGCGAAGCCCTTCGGCCACCCTCATTCCGGGCATGGCGGTGCCGCTCTCCCTGATCGGCACCTTCGCCGTGATGCATCTGGCGGGCTTCTCGATCAACAACCTGACGCTGATGGCCTTGACCATCTCCACCGGCTTCGTGGTGGACGACGCCATCGTGATGATCGAGAACATCGCCCGCTATGTGGAGCAGGGCGAACCACCCCTGCAGGCCGCCCTGAAGGGCGCACGGCAGATTGGCTTCACCATCATCTCGTTGACGATCTCGCTGATCGCGGTGCTGATCCCGCTGCTGTTCATGGGCGATGTCGTCGGCCGGCTGTTTCATGAATTCGCCATCACGCTGGCCGTTTCCATCCTGATCTCGGCCGTGGTGTCGTTGACGCTCACGCCGATGCTGTGCGCCAGGCTGCTGCGCCACACCCCCGAGGCAAGCCATGGGCGGCTCTACCAGGTCACGGGCCGGCTGTTCGACGGCATGATCCGGCAGTACGGTGTGATGCTCAACTGGGTCCTGAACCGCAGCGGTGCGACGCTTCTGGTGTTCGCGCTCACCGTCGCGCTGACTGCCTGGCTCTACGTGGTGGTGCCCAAGGGCTTCTTCCCGGTGCAGGACACGGGGGTCATCCAGGGCATCACCGAAGCCTCGCAGTCCACGTCGTACGAAGCCATGTCGCAGCGGCAGCAGGCGCTTGCCGAAGCCGTGCTCCAGGATCCGGCCGTGGAGAGCCTGTCGTCGTTCATCGGGGTCGATGGCGGCAACACCACCCTCAACACGGGACGCATGCTGATCAACCTGAAGCCGCGCGAACAGCGCGAGGGCAGCGTCAGCGACGTCATCCGCCGCCTGGCGTCGTCCACCCGCAGCGTGCCCGGCATCGCGCTGTTCATGCAGCCCGTGCAGGATCTCACCATCGAGGACAGGGTGTCGAAGACGCAGTACCAGTTCCTGCTGTCGTCGCCCGACGCGGCGGCGCTGGCGGATGGCACGCAGCGCCTGCTGGAACGCCTGCGCGGCCTGCCGCAGCTGACGGATGTGGCCAGCGACCTGCAGGACAAGGGGCTTCGCGCCTTTGTCGAGATCGACCGCGGCGCCGCGAGCCGGCTGGGTGTGAATGTGGCGGGCATCGACAACGCGCTGTACAACGCCTTCGGCCAGCGCCAGGTCTCCACCATCTTCACGCAGTCC
This Variovorax terrae DNA region includes the following protein-coding sequences:
- a CDS encoding MdtA/MuxA family multidrug efflux RND transporter periplasmic adaptor subunit; amino-acid sequence: MSEAIQSTSGERSEAVGRDGRLADSSRTRVNEDIMGHSELPARHALTRRRWLVIGACALAIGASASLWLWRGAAKEANLPGPALAGSAPAAGTGGRRFTAENRVQPVTVGTVQRRDMRAIHAAIGNIAALNTAVIRARVDGELRAIHFKEGQQVRAGQLLAELDPRAFEVQLAQAQGQLARDQALFRNAQLDLDRYKDLSSRDSIARQQVDTQEALVRQLQGTLQVDQAAVDNARLMLSYTRITAPISGQLGLKLADLGNLVRANDATGIVTITQTQPISVVFAVPEALLPRLTAKLRASDAPVVEAWDREQRNRLAQGKISTTDNAIDPVTGTIKLKAEFANAQGVLFPNQFVNIRLQLDTQADALAIPVTALQRGARGSFVYVVKDDGTVTIRGVRPGAVDGEWVSVQGELAAGDKVVTDGADRLREGAKAEVIKPPPRPASAASPRAAEETTGAHRAASAPSTSASAPAPKAKGGSSHAAPSAQPAASAPPRPAAAGAASGGAATAERPAWLDRLPPEVQERFMKMTPEERRAFIEKLRERRRQMESGGG
- a CDS encoding multidrug efflux RND transporter permease subunit; the protein is MNFSRIFILRPVATSLLMVALLIAGALAWRVLPLSALPEVDYPTIQVTTLYPGASPDVMTSAVTAPLERHFGQMPGLNQMSSVSSGGASVITLRFSLDITLDVAEQQVQAAINVASNLLPNDLPMPPTYRKFNPADAPILTLAISSPSLQVIRVHDLVENRLAPKLSQVPGVGVVAIAGGRRPAIRIRVNPDALASARMSLEDVRVVTNAANVNQAKGSFDGHAHASTIDANDQLRSAADYGNLILTYRSGNPLRLADVAEVVDDAENARLAAWAGLMPAVILNIHRQPGANVIETVDRVKALLPQLQLTLPASMDVQILTDRTVTIRASVHDVQVELLLAVLLVVAVIFVFLRSPSATLIPGMAVPLSLIGTFAVMHLAGFSINNLTLMALTISTGFVVDDAIVMIENIARYVEQGEPPLQAALKGARQIGFTIISLTISLIAVLIPLLFMGDVVGRLFHEFAITLAVSILISAVVSLTLTPMLCARLLRHTPEASHGRLYQVTGRLFDGMIRQYGVMLNWVLNRSGATLLVFALTVALTAWLYVVVPKGFFPVQDTGVIQGITEASQSTSYEAMSQRQQALAEAVLQDPAVESLSSFIGVDGGNTTLNTGRMLINLKPREQREGSVSDVIRRLASSTRSVPGIALFMQPVQDLTIEDRVSKTQYQFLLSSPDAAALADGTQRLLERLRGLPQLTDVASDLQDKGLRAFVEIDRGAASRLGVNVAGIDNALYNAFGQRQVSTIFTQSNQYRVVLEVAPRRNLGMEALANLFVPASSGAQIPLSSVARIVEGPGSLAVNHVGQFPAVTLSFNTASGHSLGDAVKAIKAEQAALSLPPGIDTSFQGAALAFQASLSNTLWLILAAIVTMYIVLGVLYESYIHPVTILSTLPSAGLGALLALAVWRLDLDIIAVIGIVLLIGIVKKNAIMMIDFALDAEREQGLAPRDAIYQATLLRFRPILMTTLAALLGALPLMLGSGWGSELRHPLGVTMVGGLIVSQVLTLFTTPVIYLRFATLAQSWRQRSGVPA